The following proteins are co-located in the Shouchella hunanensis genome:
- a CDS encoding CheB methylesterase domain-containing protein: MMIERDQVDHRNGPSVIVAIGSSTGGPNALQKLFEQLPNQLPYPIVIAQHMPGHFTALLAKRLNEQFSFQIKEAQHDEPVQTGVVYIAPGGWQTTLIQRGNRAFFQITEPNQNDLYHPSINTLFASTTFFNKKILIILTGMGRDGSASLQPVKQSGGCTILAEAEESAIISGMPHAAVRTGQVDWELTHIDIGKWLHERGASL; the protein is encoded by the coding sequence ATGATGATTGAACGAGATCAAGTGGATCATCGGAATGGCCCCTCTGTGATTGTTGCCATCGGCAGCTCAACTGGTGGCCCAAATGCTTTGCAAAAGCTGTTTGAACAGCTGCCAAATCAATTGCCGTATCCGATTGTTATTGCCCAACATATGCCAGGGCATTTTACCGCTTTACTAGCTAAGCGTTTAAATGAACAGTTTTCATTTCAAATAAAGGAAGCGCAACATGATGAACCTGTACAAACTGGTGTTGTTTATATAGCGCCTGGAGGATGGCAAACTACGCTTATTCAGAGAGGAAATCGTGCTTTTTTCCAGATAACAGAACCGAATCAGAATGATTTGTATCATCCATCAATTAATACATTGTTTGCTTCGACTACATTTTTCAACAAAAAAATCTTGATTATTTTAACCGGCATGGGTAGAGATGGTTCGGCTTCCTTACAACCAGTAAAACAATCAGGTGGCTGCACCATTTTAGCAGAAGCAGAAGAAAGTGCCATTATTTCGGGTATGCCTCATGCAGCAGTCAGGACCGGGCAAGTAGACTGGGAATTGACTCATATTGATATTGGAAAATGGTTACACGAAAGGGGAGCCTCACTGTGA
- the flhA gene encoding flagellar biosynthesis protein FlhA — translation MKAKDLSVLAGVILIIVMLIIPLPPFLLDVLIIFNISLSLLILLVALNTKNALQFSVFPTMLLLVTLFRLGLSVSTTRSILGEAHAGNVIDTFGSFVIGGNAVVGFVVFLILIIIQFLVITKGAERVSEVGARFTLDAMPGKQMSIDADLNAGLISDREAKARREKIENEADFYGSMDGASKFVKGDAIASIIIVIINMVFGLVIGMMQMGMDLSTAASTYTLLTVGDGLVTQIPALLISTATGVIVTKAASEGSLGNDLTKQLFAYPKLLYVTASTIFLLGVTTPITKVVTFSVAGLLAFAGYRLSKTRAVEEEMEHQLQEETADVPEPTGPESVLSLMKMDPIEFEFGYGLIPLADATQGGDLLDRVVMIRKQMALELGTMIPVIRIRDNLSLEPNAYTIKIKGDVVAKGEVLLDHYMAMSTGIDDERITGIPTVEPAFGLEAMWVTEDVKEEAELSGYTVVDPPTVISTHLTELLKTYAHELLGREETKALIDHVKETYPTLVEEVTPTPLSIGDVQKVLKNLLREQLSIRNLPMIFETLADYGSRTKDMDVVTEYVRQALSRQISEQLTDEQNKLAVITLASEVEKRIADAVGQNENGHFLALAPADSQTILQQTASETTKLAEMGQQAVILCSPAVRMYMRHLIERYLPQVPVISYNELDANVEVQSVGVVRLQ, via the coding sequence ATGAAAGCGAAAGATTTAAGTGTACTTGCTGGTGTGATTCTTATCATTGTGATGCTCATCATACCACTCCCTCCATTTTTGTTAGACGTGTTAATTATTTTTAATATCTCTTTATCGCTACTCATTTTACTTGTGGCACTGAATACAAAAAATGCGCTTCAATTTTCTGTGTTTCCAACAATGCTTCTTCTTGTGACATTGTTTCGTTTAGGGTTAAGTGTTTCAACAACCCGTTCCATTTTAGGGGAAGCACATGCTGGAAACGTGATTGATACGTTTGGAAGCTTCGTTATTGGTGGGAATGCGGTTGTAGGGTTTGTTGTGTTCTTGATTCTCATTATTATTCAGTTCCTTGTTATTACAAAAGGGGCTGAACGAGTGTCAGAAGTCGGTGCCCGATTTACCCTTGATGCAATGCCAGGAAAGCAAATGAGTATTGATGCCGATTTGAATGCCGGGTTAATTTCCGATCGTGAAGCAAAAGCCCGCCGTGAAAAAATTGAAAATGAAGCAGATTTTTATGGCTCAATGGACGGAGCGAGTAAATTTGTAAAGGGCGATGCTATTGCTAGCATTATAATCGTCATTATTAATATGGTTTTTGGTCTTGTTATTGGCATGATGCAAATGGGAATGGATCTATCTACTGCTGCGAGCACGTATACATTACTTACTGTTGGAGACGGTCTTGTTACACAAATCCCGGCATTACTCATTTCTACTGCAACAGGTGTTATTGTCACAAAAGCTGCTTCTGAGGGGAGCTTAGGAAATGACTTAACAAAGCAACTTTTTGCTTACCCAAAACTATTGTACGTTACCGCTTCGACGATTTTCCTTTTAGGAGTTACAACGCCTATTACAAAAGTCGTGACGTTTTCTGTTGCTGGACTGCTTGCATTTGCTGGTTACCGTTTATCAAAAACTCGAGCAGTTGAAGAGGAAATGGAACATCAGCTACAAGAAGAAACAGCAGATGTACCAGAGCCAACAGGACCTGAATCTGTTTTGTCGTTAATGAAAATGGATCCAATCGAATTCGAATTTGGCTATGGCTTAATTCCACTTGCGGATGCGACTCAAGGAGGCGATTTGCTTGATCGAGTCGTTATGATTCGTAAACAAATGGCACTTGAACTTGGAACAATGATTCCCGTTATTCGCATTCGAGACAACCTATCGTTGGAGCCTAACGCGTATACAATAAAAATTAAAGGTGATGTGGTGGCAAAGGGAGAGGTCCTTCTTGATCATTATATGGCGATGAGTACAGGTATTGATGACGAGCGTATTACAGGCATTCCAACGGTCGAGCCTGCTTTTGGTTTAGAAGCCATGTGGGTAACAGAAGATGTAAAAGAAGAAGCGGAACTGTCAGGCTATACGGTTGTTGATCCGCCAACGGTTATCTCGACTCATTTAACCGAGTTGTTAAAAACCTATGCGCACGAACTTCTAGGAAGAGAAGAAACCAAAGCCTTGATAGACCATGTGAAAGAAACGTACCCAACCCTAGTTGAAGAGGTAACCCCAACACCTTTATCTATTGGAGATGTACAGAAAGTATTGAAGAATCTTTTAAGAGAACAATTATCCATTCGTAATTTACCAATGATTTTCGAGACCCTTGCGGATTACGGTTCACGAACAAAAGATATGGACGTGGTGACCGAGTATGTTCGTCAAGCGCTTTCTCGGCAGATTTCGGAGCAGTTAACAGACGAGCAGAATAAACTAGCCGTTATTACACTGGCTAGTGAAGTTGAGAAGCGTATTGCTGATGCAGTTGGACAAAATGAAAACGGGCATTTTTTAGCGTTAGCACCGGCTGACTCGCAAACGATTCTGCAGCAAACCGCATCAGAAACAACGAAACTAGCAGAAATGGGACAACAGGCAGTCATTTTATGCTCACCAGCTGTTCGAATGTATATGCGACATTTAATTGAACGTTATCTTCCTCAAGTACCCGTCATTTCATACAACGAACTAGATGCTAATGTTGAAGTACAAAGCGTAGGGGTGGTGAGATTGCAGTGA
- the flhB gene encoding flagellar biosynthesis protein FlhB, which produces MNSRLVMDLQWFADEKTEKATPKKRQDSRKKGQIPKSQDVNTALMLFVAFIILWLFAGPAIFSGLQGMMLDSLSRFLHVDVTEPNIASLFQKLTWNMAILVLPLMVITVLAGAFGSFLQVGSLFTTDPLKLKLEKLDPIKGAKRIFSARALVELAKSILKIVFVGAAVVIVLYINIEDVLLLSQKNIEVSAVTVGELALMMGIVAAILLLILAIPDYLYQRYDHEKQIRMSKKDIRDEHKTSEGDPKIRARRKQKQLEMSMARLAQDVPKADVIITNPTHFAVALKYDQEKADAPYVLAKGMDYAAERIKKIAREHHVPMVENVWLARTMYANLQVNDQVNEEMFEAVAEVLAYVYQLNGNT; this is translated from the coding sequence GTGAACAGTAGACTTGTGATGGATTTACAATGGTTTGCTGATGAAAAAACCGAAAAAGCAACACCGAAAAAGCGGCAAGATTCTAGAAAAAAAGGACAAATTCCAAAGAGTCAGGATGTCAATACAGCGCTTATGCTCTTTGTAGCGTTTATTATCTTATGGCTGTTTGCGGGACCAGCTATTTTTAGTGGCTTACAAGGAATGATGCTCGATAGTCTTTCTCGCTTCCTTCATGTTGATGTGACTGAGCCAAACATTGCTAGCTTGTTTCAGAAGTTAACGTGGAATATGGCCATACTTGTGTTGCCTCTCATGGTTATTACGGTTCTTGCTGGTGCTTTTGGGAGCTTTCTACAAGTAGGATCGCTTTTTACAACAGATCCATTAAAGCTAAAGCTTGAAAAGCTTGACCCTATAAAAGGGGCAAAGCGAATCTTTTCTGCGAGAGCGTTAGTAGAGCTAGCGAAATCGATTTTAAAAATAGTTTTTGTTGGGGCAGCAGTGGTTATTGTCTTGTATATCAACATTGAGGATGTTTTACTGTTGTCGCAAAAAAATATAGAAGTGAGTGCTGTTACTGTAGGAGAACTAGCGCTAATGATGGGGATTGTCGCTGCTATTCTTTTGCTCATCTTAGCCATACCCGATTACCTTTATCAACGGTACGATCATGAAAAGCAAATACGAATGTCGAAAAAAGACATTCGTGATGAGCACAAGACAAGTGAAGGTGATCCAAAAATTCGGGCAAGACGAAAGCAGAAGCAATTGGAAATGTCGATGGCACGATTGGCACAAGATGTTCCAAAAGCAGACGTCATTATTACGAACCCGACTCATTTTGCAGTTGCTCTTAAATACGATCAAGAGAAAGCGGATGCTCCTTATGTTCTTGCTAAAGGAATGGATTATGCTGCAGAAAGAATAAAAAAAATTGCCCGTGAACATCACGTACCAATGGTTGAAAATGTATGGCTTGCACGGACGATGTATGCCAACTTACAAGTGAATGACCAAGTCAACGAAGAGATGTTTGAAGCGGTAGCTGAAGTTTTGGCCTATGTGTACCAACTAAATGGCAATACATAA
- the fliR gene encoding flagellar biosynthetic protein FliR — MDVFIQLYPTFLLVFVRIASFFLVLPLYNYRTIPLPFKVGIASIVALLLVMSVDFPTVSIDATFAILLIKEALVGLLTGLVAMMLLYAVQIAGGLIDFHMGFMLANVVDPQTGAQSPLTGSYLYVFALLYLLIIDGHHLLLDGAVYSFEFVPIDQLFLPLAQGAIVEQVAMLMGFLFAFGVSMAFPVVGSLFLVDIALGIVSRTVPQMNVFVVGMPIKLMAGLIILFIYIGVFFMSMNYLFKEMILAMRELLEGFGGSG; from the coding sequence ATGGACGTATTTATTCAATTGTATCCGACGTTTTTACTTGTTTTCGTTCGGATTGCTTCTTTCTTTCTTGTGCTCCCGCTATACAACTATCGGACGATTCCACTACCTTTTAAAGTCGGTATTGCTAGTATCGTTGCGCTGCTTCTTGTTATGTCAGTTGATTTTCCGACAGTCTCAATAGATGCAACGTTCGCCATTTTACTTATAAAAGAAGCACTCGTGGGTCTTTTAACTGGATTAGTCGCGATGATGCTTTTGTATGCTGTGCAAATTGCTGGGGGATTAATTGATTTTCATATGGGCTTTATGCTTGCAAACGTTGTTGATCCACAAACTGGTGCGCAAAGTCCACTTACTGGTAGCTACTTATATGTATTCGCCCTACTATACTTACTAATTATTGACGGTCATCATTTATTGTTGGATGGTGCTGTGTATAGCTTTGAGTTTGTACCAATTGATCAATTGTTTCTCCCATTAGCACAAGGGGCAATAGTCGAGCAGGTCGCGATGTTAATGGGCTTTCTATTTGCCTTTGGCGTTTCGATGGCGTTTCCAGTAGTTGGTTCCTTATTTTTAGTTGATATTGCGCTAGGGATTGTCTCTAGAACGGTTCCACAAATGAATGTATTTGTTGTTGGTATGCCAATTAAACTAATGGCTGGTCTTATTATTCTCTTTATTTATATCGGCGTTTTCTTTATGAGTATGAACTATTTGTTTAAAGAAATGATTCTTGCCATGCGGGAGTTGTTAGAAGGGTTCGGTGGATCAGGGTGA
- the fliQ gene encoding flagellar biosynthesis protein FliQ, which produces MNLETVTNLAQSGVWTVLLVAGPLLLIALALGLFVSIFQATTQIQEQTLAFIPKIVGVLVGLVILGPWMLSQLTEMTYSIYSNLFRYIG; this is translated from the coding sequence ATGAATCTTGAAACGGTAACGAACCTAGCTCAAAGCGGTGTATGGACGGTTTTGCTTGTCGCCGGACCACTTTTACTTATTGCGTTAGCTTTAGGTCTTTTCGTGAGTATCTTTCAAGCAACGACACAAATCCAAGAACAAACACTTGCTTTCATCCCGAAAATCGTTGGGGTTTTAGTTGGGTTGGTTATTCTTGGGCCATGGATGCTATCACAGCTAACGGAAATGACCTATAGCATCTATAGCAACTTATTTAGGTATATTGGCTAA
- the fliP gene encoding flagellar type III secretion system pore protein FliP (The bacterial flagellar biogenesis protein FliP forms a type III secretion system (T3SS)-type pore required for flagellar assembly.), with amino-acid sequence MMDLFILSFLNVDLTNEGTIATTLQIVLLITILSIAPGILILMTCFTRIIIVLSFVRQGLATQTTPPNQVLIGLALFMTFFIMAPVIQDVYESAYIPLTEGELTGEEALDAAIVPIKQFMAQHTREKDLALFMGYGGYEQPETLEDVPITALIPAFAISELKTAFQIGFLIFIPFLVIDMIVASILMSMGMMMLPPVMIALPFKILLFVLVDGWYLVVQSLLISYQ; translated from the coding sequence ATGATGGATTTGTTTATTCTTTCGTTTTTAAATGTCGACTTAACAAATGAAGGCACCATTGCAACTACGCTACAAATTGTTTTACTCATAACCATCTTGTCGATTGCACCAGGGATATTAATTTTAATGACTTGCTTTACGAGGATTATTATCGTACTTTCTTTTGTCCGGCAAGGGTTAGCAACACAAACGACACCACCCAATCAAGTATTAATCGGACTTGCTCTTTTTATGACATTTTTTATTATGGCACCAGTGATCCAAGATGTGTATGAATCAGCTTATATTCCGCTAACAGAGGGTGAGCTTACAGGAGAAGAGGCACTCGATGCGGCGATTGTGCCAATAAAGCAATTTATGGCGCAACACACAAGAGAAAAGGATCTTGCTTTGTTTATGGGCTACGGCGGCTATGAGCAACCTGAGACTTTAGAAGATGTGCCGATTACAGCGCTTATCCCAGCGTTTGCAATAAGCGAATTAAAAACAGCCTTTCAAATTGGATTTCTAATATTTATTCCATTTCTTGTCATCGATATGATTGTCGCAAGTATTTTAATGTCAATGGGGATGATGATGTTACCGCCAGTTATGATCGCATTACCTTTTAAAATTTTGTTATTTGTTCTCGTTGATGGCTGGTATCTCGTTGTACAGAGTCTGCTCATTAGCTATCAATAG
- a CDS encoding flagellar biosynthetic protein FliO gives MVVLCFALVEHEHALAKDCSVQEAMESEACASSDAEVEETAVATESPWVSGLKMIGALLVVIFLLVTLLKFINKRSRSFQEAKGLSLLSGVSLGGNRSVQLVRVGEKLLVIGVSDQVQLLDTIDDSDEMEAILKKHQPEGEQGGLTQVLPWLKTADNQRQSSSTFQDILTSRLNLENQGLKKKVRMHDEGPKSL, from the coding sequence GTGGTCGTGCTTTGCTTTGCCCTTGTAGAGCACGAGCACGCCTTAGCGAAAGATTGCAGTGTACAAGAAGCAATGGAGTCAGAAGCATGTGCTTCTTCTGATGCCGAGGTAGAGGAAACGGCAGTAGCAACCGAATCTCCATGGGTTAGTGGATTAAAAATGATTGGTGCGCTGCTTGTTGTGATTTTTTTACTTGTAACGCTATTGAAGTTTATAAACAAACGCTCACGTTCTTTTCAAGAAGCAAAAGGACTGTCGTTGCTTTCTGGTGTCTCATTAGGTGGCAACCGATCGGTACAACTGGTGCGTGTTGGAGAAAAGCTACTTGTCATTGGTGTAAGTGATCAAGTTCAGTTATTGGATACGATAGACGATTCAGATGAAATGGAAGCCATCCTCAAAAAGCATCAACCTGAAGGGGAACAAGGTGGACTAACGCAAGTTTTACCTTGGTTAAAGACGGCAGATAACCAACGACAATCGTCTTCAACGTTTCAAGACATCTTGACTTCTCGTTTAAATCTAGAGAATCAAGGGTTGAAAAAGAAAGTAAGAATGCATGATGAAGGTCCGAAGTCTCTATGA
- a CDS encoding response regulator encodes MAKQILIVDDAAFMRMMLKDILEKNGYTVVAEANDGNEALEKYKETAPDLVTMDITMPDKDGISALKEIKEYDPNANVIMCSAMGQQAMVIDAIQAGAKDFIVKPFQADRVIDAISKAIG; translated from the coding sequence ATGGCGAAACAAATTTTAATTGTAGATGATGCAGCTTTTATGAGAATGATGTTAAAAGATATTTTAGAAAAAAATGGGTATACCGTTGTGGCAGAAGCGAACGATGGAAACGAAGCACTTGAGAAATACAAAGAAACAGCTCCAGATTTAGTAACCATGGATATTACAATGCCTGACAAAGATGGGATAAGCGCACTAAAGGAAATTAAAGAGTATGATCCCAATGCTAATGTCATTATGTGCTCGGCAATGGGACAACAAGCAATGGTTATTGATGCAATCCAAGCAGGGGCAAAAGACTTTATTGTCAAACCTTTCCAAGCCGATCGGGTCATTGATGCCATTTCTAAAGCAATCGGTTAA
- the fliY gene encoding flagellar motor switch phosphatase FliY, whose product MNDRPLSQDEINALLQGLKEDDSSAPEKNDEEHELETVEITDILTPMEQDTIGEIGNISFGSSATALSTLLNQKVEITTPTVKSIDQSTLHDLFPHPHVVVHVDYTEGFEGSNLFVITTKDAAIIADLMLGGTGEQPDETLTDMHLSAVQEAMNQMMGSASTSMSTLFNRRVDISPPRVQIVDFNSQKKPEYVPEGDHLIGISFSLKLGDLIDSQLLQIINVPFGKSYAQALLGETNEVEATHVEKEEPVEEPTFFKQEEEPNRVKQPTPTMAKEHLVEKAVFSNFEKPNLPDSEMKNLDMLLEIPLEVKVELGRTKKTIQEILTISQGSIIELDKLAGEPVDVRVNDRLIAKGEVVVIDENFGVRITDIVSKKERINHLN is encoded by the coding sequence ATGAATGATAGACCTCTTTCTCAAGACGAAATTAACGCATTATTACAAGGGTTAAAAGAAGATGACTCATCTGCCCCCGAGAAAAATGACGAAGAGCATGAGCTTGAAACAGTGGAAATTACTGATATTCTCACACCGATGGAGCAAGACACCATTGGTGAAATAGGAAATATTTCTTTTGGGAGCTCAGCGACAGCACTATCCACTTTGTTAAATCAAAAAGTGGAAATAACAACGCCTACTGTTAAGTCAATTGATCAATCCACATTACATGATTTGTTCCCTCATCCTCATGTCGTTGTTCATGTTGATTATACAGAGGGCTTTGAAGGCTCTAATTTATTCGTTATTACGACCAAAGATGCTGCCATTATAGCAGACTTAATGTTAGGTGGTACTGGCGAGCAACCAGATGAAACGTTAACAGATATGCACTTAAGTGCTGTCCAAGAAGCGATGAATCAAATGATGGGGTCTGCTTCAACATCAATGTCAACATTATTTAATAGGAGAGTCGATATTTCCCCTCCTCGGGTGCAAATTGTCGACTTTAATTCACAAAAAAAACCGGAGTATGTGCCAGAAGGCGATCATCTTATCGGTATTTCATTTTCGTTGAAGTTAGGTGATTTAATTGACTCACAATTATTACAGATTATTAACGTGCCATTTGGAAAAAGTTATGCGCAAGCCTTGCTCGGAGAAACAAATGAAGTTGAAGCAACGCATGTAGAAAAAGAGGAACCGGTTGAAGAACCTACATTCTTTAAACAAGAAGAGGAACCGAATCGCGTTAAACAACCAACTCCAACTATGGCGAAAGAGCATCTTGTAGAAAAAGCGGTCTTTTCTAATTTTGAAAAACCAAACTTACCAGATAGCGAGATGAAAAATTTAGATATGCTCTTAGAAATACCTTTAGAAGTAAAGGTGGAACTAGGTAGAACGAAAAAAACGATACAAGAAATTTTAACGATTTCACAAGGATCTATTATTGAGCTGGATAAATTAGCTGGTGAACCTGTCGATGTTCGCGTAAACGATCGACTTATTGCTAAGGGAGAAGTAGTCGTAATTGATGAGAATTTCGGCGTTAGAATAACAGATATCGTTAGTAAAAAAGAACGAATTAATCACTTGAATTAG
- the fliM gene encoding flagellar motor switch protein FliM: MADVLSQGEIDELLSALTTGEKSAEDLLKVEAEKKVRTYDFKRALRFSKDQMRNLSRIHENYARILTTYFSARLRSLVQIQVASVEQVPYEEYVRSIPSMTFLNVVEPRPLSGRFLLETNPNVAYAMFDRVLGGRGTSINKIDNLTDIEKNILSGLFDSMVRSFAEAWSSVVQLEPVSEVTEVNPHFLQMVSPNETVVVISLATSIAETSGLMTICLPHVVLEDVLPKLTNHHWFQEQRRSISPEEEEMMNRQLKKTTIDVAVELGRSTITIEEFLKLSIDDVITLDQELSSPLHMNVGGALKFKGQPGLQRDRMAIQVTDIVGGTEDE; this comes from the coding sequence ATGGCAGATGTATTGTCACAAGGGGAGATTGACGAACTTCTTTCAGCATTAACAACCGGTGAAAAGAGTGCAGAGGACTTATTAAAGGTTGAAGCGGAAAAAAAGGTGCGAACGTACGATTTTAAACGCGCCCTTCGTTTTTCTAAAGACCAGATGAGAAACTTGTCACGCATTCATGAAAACTACGCACGCATTTTAACAACTTATTTTTCTGCAAGGCTCCGTTCACTTGTTCAGATTCAAGTTGCGTCAGTGGAGCAAGTGCCATACGAAGAATATGTTCGTTCCATACCGTCGATGACGTTTTTAAATGTAGTTGAACCAAGACCGTTGAGTGGTCGATTTTTGCTTGAAACAAACCCCAATGTTGCTTATGCGATGTTTGATCGTGTGCTTGGTGGTAGAGGAACAAGCATTAACAAAATTGATAATTTAACGGATATTGAGAAGAACATCCTTTCCGGACTGTTTGATTCAATGGTTCGAAGTTTTGCAGAAGCGTGGTCATCTGTCGTTCAACTTGAACCGGTTTCAGAAGTAACAGAAGTTAACCCACACTTTTTGCAGATGGTTTCGCCGAATGAAACGGTTGTTGTCATTTCACTAGCGACGAGTATTGCAGAGACGTCTGGGTTAATGACAATCTGTTTACCACATGTTGTCTTAGAAGACGTATTACCTAAGTTGACTAATCATCATTGGTTCCAAGAGCAAAGACGTTCCATTTCGCCTGAAGAAGAAGAAATGATGAACCGACAGCTGAAAAAAACCACAATTGATGTCGCTGTAGAATTAGGAAGGTCTACTATTACAATTGAAGAGTTTTTAAAACTAAGCATCGATGATGTTATAACGCTAGACCAAGAACTATCATCACCTTTACATATGAATGTCGGTGGCGCATTAAAATTTAAGGGCCAACCAGGCTTACAACGAGACAGGATGGCTATTCAGGTGACAGATATTGTAGGAGGAACGGAAGATGAATGA
- the fliL gene encoding flagellar basal body-associated protein FliL translates to MSKRIIGVFLSIVMGAALLVGGLYLLGIGPFHNDTEQANASIENINKRSFDTEEITTNLKSGEFIRAQFRIQLDDATTLTELEERDFQVKHVVLLALAETSAEDLLGAEGIQELEEEMKAQLNQHLDSGSVEAVYTTTKVVQ, encoded by the coding sequence ATGAGTAAACGTATTATAGGTGTTTTCCTCAGTATTGTTATGGGTGCTGCTCTTCTTGTAGGAGGGCTGTATCTTTTAGGGATAGGTCCATTTCATAATGACACAGAGCAAGCAAATGCTTCTATTGAGAACATTAATAAACGCTCATTTGACACAGAAGAAATTACGACCAATTTAAAAAGCGGTGAATTTATCCGTGCCCAGTTTCGTATTCAGCTTGATGATGCAACCACATTAACGGAACTTGAAGAGCGGGATTTTCAAGTCAAGCATGTGGTCCTGTTAGCATTAGCTGAAACATCAGCAGAAGATTTGTTAGGTGCAGAAGGCATCCAAGAGCTAGAAGAAGAAATGAAGGCGCAATTAAACCAACACCTCGATTCTGGGAGTGTGGAAGCGGTATATACTACGACTAAAGTTGTTCAGTAA
- a CDS encoding flagellar FlbD family protein, producing the protein MISVTRLNGRSMLLNLLLIEQIEAHPDTTITLVSGKKIVVADSIETVGKNINQAMREIGLVGSYKQQRVDEE; encoded by the coding sequence ATGATTTCGGTTACGCGATTAAACGGGCGTTCCATGCTCTTAAATCTATTATTAATCGAGCAAATTGAAGCGCACCCTGATACGACGATTACACTCGTGAGCGGCAAGAAAATCGTTGTTGCTGATTCAATAGAAACGGTAGGTAAGAACATCAATCAAGCCATGAGAGAGATTGGGCTCGTTGGTTCCTATAAGCAGCAAAGAGTGGATGAAGAATGA
- the flgG gene encoding flagellar basal body rod protein FlgG: MIRSMYSGISGMKGFQTKLDVIGNNIANVNTHGFKKGRVMFQDLMSQQMQSALAPGANQGGVNPQQVGTGSTVGAIDTVHGEGPAQYTGRSLDLMMNGAGFFAVQSNGETYYTRAGNFYIDSNNNIVNSSGAYLLNQAGERIEVPEDATEVTIDSEGTINFVGSDAPGTTLQVATFANPDGLTKVGGNLFSATAASGAPNITDTNGAGEVQSGFLEMSNVDLTDEFTEMIVAQRGFQANSRVITTSDEILQEIVNLKR; this comes from the coding sequence ATGATTCGATCAATGTATTCAGGCATTTCAGGCATGAAAGGGTTTCAAACAAAGTTAGATGTCATCGGAAATAATATCGCCAATGTTAATACGCACGGTTTTAAAAAAGGGCGCGTCATGTTCCAAGATCTAATGAGTCAACAAATGCAATCAGCTCTTGCCCCAGGTGCGAATCAAGGCGGTGTAAATCCGCAGCAAGTAGGTACAGGTTCGACTGTAGGAGCGATTGATACGGTTCATGGCGAGGGTCCTGCGCAATACACGGGTCGTAGCTTAGATTTAATGATGAACGGTGCTGGTTTTTTCGCAGTCCAATCAAATGGAGAAACATACTACACAAGGGCTGGAAACTTCTATATTGATTCAAACAATAACATTGTCAACAGTTCTGGAGCGTATTTACTCAATCAAGCTGGCGAACGAATTGAGGTACCAGAGGATGCAACAGAAGTGACGATTGATTCTGAAGGAACGATAAACTTTGTTGGCTCCGATGCGCCAGGGACAACGTTACAAGTTGCGACTTTTGCAAATCCTGATGGATTAACAAAGGTAGGCGGCAATTTATTTTCAGCAACGGCAGCTTCTGGAGCACCAAACATAACTGATACTAATGGAGCTGGAGAAGTTCAAAGTGGATTTTTAGAAATGTCCAATGTAGATTTAACCGATGAATTTACAGAAATGATCGTGGCACAACGAGGGTTTCAGGCTAATTCCCGAGTGATCACTACATCTGATGAAATATTACAAGAAATTGTTAACTTAAAGAGATAG